One Thermus hydrothermalis genomic region harbors:
- a CDS encoding Uma2 family endonuclease, producing MVKHRFTLEAYHKAYEAGALPERVELLEGEVYAVSPMGKKHIRYLIHLTKVFSETFGEEALVVSQIPLQLSEVSEPEPDLLLLMPPEDRYDRRPPTAKDALLVVEIADTTLVQDRTLKLPLYQKAGVPEIWIVNLVEEVLEVFAFPHYLEERYPKGERVAPKAFPKRPLAWWV from the coding sequence ATGGTCAAACACCGCTTCACGCTAGAGGCCTACCACAAAGCCTACGAGGCGGGGGCGCTTCCCGAACGGGTGGAACTTCTGGAGGGGGAGGTTTACGCCGTGTCGCCCATGGGGAAAAAGCACATCCGTTACCTTATTCACCTGACCAAGGTCTTCAGCGAAACCTTCGGCGAGGAAGCCTTGGTGGTTTCCCAAATACCCCTGCAACTCTCCGAGGTGTCGGAACCCGAACCCGATCTCCTGCTCCTGATGCCCCCCGAAGACCGCTACGACCGCCGCCCCCCTACCGCCAAGGATGCCCTCTTGGTGGTGGAAATCGCCGACACCACCTTGGTCCAAGACCGCACCCTGAAGCTTCCCCTCTACCAGAAGGCAGGGGTGCCGGAAATCTGGATCGTGAACCTGGTGGAGGAGGTCCTGGAGGTCTTCGCCTTCCCCCATTACTTGGAAGAGCGTTACCCCAAAGGGGAGAGGGTAGCCCCCAAGGCCTTCCCCAAGAGGCCCCTCGCCT